Proteins from a genomic interval of Oceanispirochaeta crateris:
- a CDS encoding response regulator, with the protein MNVPQNKGVQFKTKTRKNDELLLEEVWKILIVDDEPIMHSVTKLVLRDYQFEGRKLNFLSAFSFVEAKKVMIENPDVAVAFVDIVMEEDNSGLQFIHWLRHEQKNMEIRLILRTGQPGLAPERDIIQRYEINDYKEKTELTDVKLITSLTVAIRGYRDIHVLNRNRKGFQQILSCGTELWTTENTHDFLSLIIKQFQQIASGDSSAVPMDSLILQKGDKGCRVRLGLGVYKEREGSVLDLSGDGEFASLLSECSKGNSIFYSFPYLSCALDSRQEEGLYLITKVLKEPDLTDHTILSAFMLNASLAMDYWILSVSRSRSQKRMLYFLSEVIEQHFSETGNHIRRVSEMVYLMSRKLGIHEDQAENWKMASILHDLGKIGIPDHILKKPGKLTEDEMAVMKSHVQIGYKMLSSNEDEFFPDAATIALSHHECWDGSGYPFGIKGEDISRPARILAVVDVFDALTHKRVYKRAWELDEALEFILERKGRDFEPALVDLFVENYDELKGILNAFPD; encoded by the coding sequence ATGAATGTGCCACAAAACAAGGGAGTTCAATTTAAGACCAAAACCAGGAAAAATGATGAATTGCTTCTGGAGGAAGTCTGGAAAATCCTCATTGTTGATGATGAACCCATCATGCACTCAGTTACGAAACTGGTGCTCAGGGATTATCAGTTTGAAGGTCGAAAACTTAATTTCTTATCTGCATTTTCATTTGTGGAAGCCAAGAAGGTCATGATTGAAAATCCGGATGTAGCCGTTGCCTTTGTCGATATTGTCATGGAAGAGGATAACAGCGGGCTACAATTCATCCATTGGTTGCGTCATGAACAGAAGAATATGGAAATCCGTTTGATCCTCAGGACGGGTCAACCAGGTCTGGCTCCAGAGCGGGATATCATTCAAAGGTATGAAATCAACGATTATAAAGAAAAAACAGAACTGACAGATGTAAAGCTCATCACATCTCTGACGGTTGCCATAAGGGGCTATAGGGATATCCATGTTTTAAACAGGAACCGTAAAGGCTTTCAGCAGATTTTGAGCTGTGGCACAGAACTTTGGACAACCGAAAATACTCATGATTTTCTATCTCTCATCATCAAACAGTTTCAGCAAATTGCCTCCGGTGATTCCAGCGCGGTACCCATGGATTCGCTCATATTACAGAAGGGAGATAAGGGCTGCCGTGTTCGCTTGGGATTAGGAGTCTATAAGGAAAGGGAAGGGTCTGTTTTGGACCTTTCCGGAGATGGGGAGTTTGCTTCTCTTTTGTCAGAATGTTCCAAAGGGAATAGTATTTTCTATTCTTTTCCTTATTTGTCTTGTGCTCTGGATTCCCGGCAGGAAGAAGGGTTGTATTTGATCACGAAGGTTCTGAAAGAACCGGATCTGACAGACCATACTATTCTATCGGCTTTTATGCTGAATGCATCCCTGGCTATGGACTATTGGATTTTATCGGTGAGTCGGTCCCGTTCTCAAAAAAGAATGTTGTATTTTCTTTCTGAGGTCATTGAACAGCACTTCTCTGAGACAGGGAATCATATTAGAAGAGTTTCAGAAATGGTATATCTCATGTCTAGAAAACTGGGTATTCATGAAGATCAGGCAGAGAATTGGAAAATGGCTTCCATCCTCCATGACCTTGGCAAGATTGGTATTCCTGATCATATTTTGAAAAAACCTGGAAAACTGACTGAAGATGAAATGGCGGTCATGAAATCTCATGTTCAAATTGGATACAAAATGCTCAGTTCCAATGAAGATGAGTTCTTTCCGGATGCAGCCACCATTGCCCTCTCTCATCATGAATGCTGGGATGGCAGCGGTTATCCTTTCGGGATTAAAGGAGAAGATATTTCCAGGCCAGCCCGTATCTTGGCTGTGGTGGATGTTTTTGATGCATTGACGCATAAACGGGTATATAAAAGAGCCTGGGAATTGGATGAAGCTCTTGAGTTCATCCTGGAACGGAAAGGAAGGGATTTTGAACCTGCATTAGTCGATCTTTTTGTGGAAAATTATGATGAGTTAAAAGGCATTTTAAATGCATTTCCAGATTAA
- a CDS encoding ligand-binding sensor domain-containing protein, whose amino-acid sequence MNRIGLLFIIIHLFSFITLHSLEPHGSSTVRFTSYTIDDGLITNSVYSIFQDSRGLLWFGTQDGINLFDGVEFTIIGEETSVSSGYVYSITEDERGDIIISSSSGLYRYFFETEVVEPYDMSLMSYDVRKAIAVDSGGVILSLADKGIFYFNNGQLNPLLQNLKVNDLILEANKIFVASDNGLIVFDLAGGKTEQIILKDRKIKALEKQNYILWAGSDKGLYQINLTSGEVHPCAGTDVSVTSLVSDSKSRVWTGTASEGLILSECSGPEESRSFIEGTTVLSVFIDRSDNLWVGLLGHGLKKIDIHRVGFSYLGSKEGLDNLIVVSLWEDIDQSLWIGTFGGGLYHFSSTGALLEHFTANPESSGALGDNRVMSLFRDSRGKMWIGTKNHGLYYKEKDLFIPVRGSFSSIYTVTEDKRGRIWATTQGGGIHIISQEGSLQQTIRLPDVPTLSFRTMLIEDERVYLGSIDSGLMVLDLEGTLVKHYSPESTAVHGLSGAHILSIFVSSDQTLWVGTAGGGLHRYVSESDTFQGYTTQQGMPNNTVYGILEDRQGRLWTSTNKGLALISPESMSITVFTESDGLQSNEFNSGASLSGRNGILYFGGVEGLSYFDPLVVSFNDKTPETLLTGLKINNRKISVNELVHSKVLLPKTLSALEELRLTRDELVVTFDFKSLHYSEPEKNSYAYYLDGLEPNWNYTGNSPNSTYTNLLPGVYHFRYKSASSDGVWSPEKSLRVYVKPEFHQTMIFKISLVIAIVALLLIVLQWKIRKSEEKASLLEQRVQERTVDLEQALIREKKMREILNVGERMASLVSLTVRLAHNLNTPLGSSLTALSFLKTSLESNDPNSQLIECCDMALDGTKQAVQIVHQLSRASSAQALPAPVLFNLSDVLKVYISQYWISTLKKAGIACHMDLPETESFILGSISSFQEIIDSLLGNSLQHAFTGMDEKNLDKEISLKVVYSEKVALLIYKDNGKGISNEAQTKIFEPFEGSSDSGKARGIGMGLFFVYNLIKLQFSGSIVSIHDEDGACFHMKFPLVKKEQES is encoded by the coding sequence GTGAATAGAATAGGACTACTTTTTATTATTATTCATCTCTTCAGTTTTATCACGCTCCATTCTTTGGAGCCTCACGGGTCATCGACAGTTCGATTTACCTCCTATACGATCGATGATGGTTTGATCACAAATTCAGTCTATTCGATTTTTCAAGATAGCCGGGGACTTCTCTGGTTTGGTACACAAGATGGGATTAACCTTTTTGATGGGGTGGAGTTTACCATCATTGGTGAAGAAACGTCCGTTTCCAGTGGGTATGTTTATAGCATCACTGAGGATGAGAGGGGAGACATTATAATCTCTTCTTCATCTGGTTTGTATCGGTATTTCTTTGAGACGGAAGTCGTTGAACCCTATGATATGAGCCTCATGTCTTATGATGTGCGAAAGGCAATAGCTGTAGACTCTGGGGGGGTGATTCTTTCTCTTGCGGATAAAGGTATTTTTTATTTTAACAACGGACAATTGAATCCTCTTTTACAAAATTTGAAAGTAAATGATTTGATTCTAGAAGCAAATAAGATCTTTGTTGCAAGCGATAATGGTTTGATTGTCTTTGATCTGGCTGGTGGAAAAACAGAACAGATCATTCTGAAAGACCGTAAGATCAAAGCTCTTGAAAAACAGAATTATATCCTCTGGGCAGGTTCCGATAAAGGGTTGTATCAAATTAATCTTACAAGCGGTGAGGTCCATCCTTGTGCGGGTACAGACGTATCAGTTACCTCCCTAGTCTCGGATAGCAAATCCAGGGTCTGGACGGGAACTGCTTCAGAGGGGCTCATCCTTAGTGAATGCAGTGGGCCCGAGGAAAGCAGGTCTTTCATAGAGGGCACAACTGTTTTATCTGTCTTTATAGACCGCTCGGATAATCTTTGGGTAGGGTTATTAGGTCATGGTTTGAAGAAAATCGATATACACAGGGTTGGTTTTTCATACCTTGGATCTAAAGAAGGGCTGGATAATCTAATCGTTGTTTCTTTGTGGGAAGATATAGACCAGAGCCTCTGGATCGGTACGTTTGGAGGAGGTTTGTATCATTTCTCTTCTACGGGAGCTCTCCTGGAGCATTTTACTGCCAATCCGGAAAGTTCAGGAGCACTGGGAGACAACCGGGTCATGAGTCTTTTTAGAGACAGCCGGGGGAAGATGTGGATCGGTACCAAAAATCATGGTCTGTATTATAAAGAAAAAGATCTTTTCATCCCTGTACGAGGCAGTTTCAGCAGTATTTATACAGTTACCGAAGATAAACGAGGCAGGATTTGGGCCACAACCCAGGGGGGAGGCATTCACATCATCAGCCAGGAAGGTTCTCTTCAACAGACGATCAGGCTGCCTGATGTTCCCACTCTATCATTTAGAACCATGTTGATTGAGGATGAAAGGGTATACCTCGGTTCCATTGATTCTGGGTTGATGGTTTTAGATCTGGAAGGGACACTTGTTAAACATTACTCACCGGAATCAACCGCCGTTCATGGCCTGTCTGGGGCTCATATCTTAAGTATTTTTGTTTCCAGTGATCAAACGCTTTGGGTGGGGACTGCCGGAGGCGGCCTCCACCGATATGTTTCTGAGTCAGACACATTTCAAGGGTATACTACTCAGCAGGGAATGCCTAACAATACTGTCTACGGAATACTGGAAGACAGGCAGGGCCGGCTTTGGACAAGTACAAACAAGGGCCTGGCCCTTATTTCTCCTGAAAGCATGAGTATTACAGTCTTTACAGAATCTGATGGGCTTCAGAGTAATGAATTTAACAGCGGAGCCTCTCTGTCAGGCAGGAATGGAATTCTGTATTTTGGTGGCGTGGAAGGGCTCAGCTATTTTGATCCTCTGGTGGTCTCATTTAATGATAAAACACCAGAAACCCTTCTTACCGGCCTGAAGATCAATAATAGAAAGATTTCAGTCAATGAACTTGTTCACTCTAAGGTTCTTCTGCCAAAAACGCTGAGTGCTCTGGAAGAATTGAGACTGACGAGGGATGAACTTGTAGTCACCTTTGATTTTAAGTCTCTTCATTATTCTGAACCGGAAAAGAATAGTTATGCCTATTATCTCGATGGATTGGAACCTAATTGGAACTACACAGGAAATAGTCCCAATTCAACTTATACAAACCTATTACCCGGGGTCTACCATTTCCGATATAAATCGGCCAGCTCCGATGGCGTTTGGTCGCCAGAAAAGTCACTAAGAGTCTATGTAAAACCAGAATTTCATCAAACAATGATTTTTAAGATTTCTCTTGTTATTGCTATCGTTGCCTTACTGCTTATAGTCCTTCAATGGAAAATCCGAAAGAGTGAAGAAAAAGCTTCTCTTTTGGAGCAGAGGGTACAAGAACGGACTGTCGATTTGGAGCAGGCTCTCATCCGGGAAAAGAAAATGCGTGAAATCCTCAATGTTGGTGAGAGAATGGCCTCGTTGGTCAGCCTGACTGTTCGCCTGGCTCACAATCTAAACACCCCTCTTGGTTCCAGCTTAACGGCCCTCTCGTTTTTAAAAACCTCTCTAGAGTCGAATGACCCAAATTCTCAATTGATTGAATGTTGTGATATGGCTCTGGATGGGACAAAACAAGCGGTACAGATTGTTCATCAACTGTCACGGGCCTCCAGTGCTCAGGCCCTTCCTGCGCCGGTTCTTTTTAATCTCAGTGATGTTCTGAAAGTGTATATAAGCCAGTATTGGATTAGTACTTTGAAAAAGGCGGGGATTGCCTGTCATATGGACCTGCCGGAAACAGAATCATTCATCTTGGGATCCATCAGTTCATTTCAAGAGATCATAGACAGCCTCTTAGGGAATTCTCTTCAACATGCCTTCACTGGAATGGACGAGAAGAACCTTGATAAGGAAATATCATTAAAAGTGGTTTATTCAGAAAAAGTAGCTCTTTTAATATACAAAGATAATGGTAAGGGGATTTCAAATGAGGCACAAACTAAAATATTTGAACCTTTTGAGGGAAGTTCCGATTCCGGCAAGGCAAGAGGTATTGGTATGGGTTTATTTTTTGTATACAACCTGATTAAGCTTCAGTTTTCTGGAAGCATCGTTAGCATTCATGATGAAGACGGAGCCTGTTTTCATATGAAATTCCCATTAGTAAAAAAAGAGCAGGAATCATAG
- the leuC gene encoding 3-isopropylmalate dehydratase large subunit, whose protein sequence is MARNTLYNKIWDSHNVGVLPTGQNQLLIGLHLVHEVTSPQAFDALREEGISVAFPDRTFATCDHIIPTNSTNRPFDDSQAELMMEALEKNTKDFGITFYDPPSGKQGIVHIVGPETGLTQPGMTIACGDSHTSTHGAFGTLAFGIGTSQVRDVLATGCLSMDELKVRRIEVNGTLPEGVTPKDVILYIINKLGVRGGLGYAYEYAGDVFDAMSMEGRMTVCNMSIEGGARAGYVNPDETTFSYLKGREFSPKGKAWDKAVSWWKSLSSDKDAQYDDLVIFKAEDISPMVTWGITPAQSVSVNEKLPLLTGISEDLKKSLSDAYAHMKLTPGQKAVEIPVQVAFIGSCTNGRMSDLRAAAEVVKGKRIHPDVRGIVVPGSIPVRLQAMKEGLDKIFEDAGFEWRQAGCSMCLAMNPDKLIGDEISASSSNRNFIGRQGSPKGRTLLMSPVMVAAAALNGHVSDIRELNK, encoded by the coding sequence GTGGCTAGAAACACACTTTATAACAAAATTTGGGATTCTCACAATGTAGGGGTTCTCCCCACAGGTCAGAATCAACTTCTCATAGGATTGCATTTGGTTCATGAGGTGACCAGCCCCCAAGCCTTTGATGCACTGAGAGAAGAAGGCATATCTGTTGCATTTCCAGACAGAACGTTTGCAACATGTGACCATATTATACCTACAAACTCTACAAACAGGCCTTTTGATGACTCTCAGGCCGAACTCATGATGGAAGCTCTGGAGAAGAATACAAAGGATTTTGGTATAACCTTCTACGACCCACCCTCTGGAAAACAGGGCATTGTCCATATTGTAGGTCCGGAAACGGGATTGACCCAACCGGGTATGACAATTGCCTGTGGAGACTCTCATACCTCCACCCATGGTGCCTTTGGAACTTTGGCCTTTGGTATTGGAACGAGTCAGGTTCGGGATGTATTGGCTACAGGCTGTTTGTCCATGGACGAACTCAAGGTGAGAAGAATAGAGGTCAATGGGACTCTCCCCGAAGGAGTCACTCCTAAGGATGTGATTCTCTATATCATCAATAAACTGGGTGTCCGTGGTGGGTTGGGATACGCTTATGAATATGCGGGAGATGTATTTGATGCCATGTCCATGGAAGGAAGGATGACGGTCTGCAATATGTCGATCGAAGGTGGTGCCCGAGCAGGATATGTCAATCCCGATGAGACTACATTTTCCTACCTGAAGGGTAGAGAATTTAGTCCTAAGGGAAAAGCCTGGGATAAGGCTGTCAGCTGGTGGAAATCTCTGTCTTCAGACAAGGATGCCCAATACGATGACCTGGTTATTTTTAAAGCCGAGGATATTTCTCCTATGGTTACCTGGGGAATTACTCCTGCACAGAGCGTATCAGTGAACGAAAAGCTTCCCCTTCTGACAGGTATTTCTGAAGACCTGAAAAAATCGCTATCCGATGCCTATGCACACATGAAACTGACACCTGGTCAGAAAGCGGTTGAGATTCCCGTTCAGGTAGCCTTTATAGGCAGCTGTACTAATGGCCGAATGTCCGACTTAAGGGCAGCCGCAGAGGTTGTCAAAGGAAAAAGGATTCATCCGGATGTCAGAGGAATCGTTGTACCAGGTTCCATACCTGTTCGTCTGCAGGCCATGAAAGAGGGCTTGGATAAAATATTTGAAGACGCTGGTTTTGAGTGGCGCCAGGCAGGATGTTCCATGTGTCTTGCCATGAATCCGGACAAGCTGATTGGGGATGAAATTTCTGCCAGCTCCAGCAATAGGAATTTCATAGGTCGCCAGGGAAGCCCCAAGGGAAGGACCCTGTTGATGTCTCCTGTTATGGTGGCGGCAGCAGCCCTCAATGGACATGTCAGTGATATCAGGGAGTTGAACAAATGA
- the leuD gene encoding 3-isopropylmalate dehydratase small subunit, translating into MSVKKITSLRGTGISIRGNDIDTDRIIPARYLKEITFSKMGEYPFFDERFQEDGTEKDHPFNKKERKDASILVVNDNFGCGSSREHAPQALFRWGIKAVLAESLAEIFAGNCTMIGMAAVTLSPGDIKEIQTAVESDSQVEIKLNLENMTVECGEKSYKAMMPESGRQALIEGTWDSTSLLRSRLDLAKKTASSLPYMNHFES; encoded by the coding sequence ATGAGTGTAAAAAAGATTACCTCTTTACGGGGAACAGGAATCTCTATCAGAGGCAACGATATTGATACGGACAGAATCATACCTGCCCGATATCTGAAGGAAATAACTTTTTCCAAAATGGGAGAGTACCCCTTCTTTGATGAAAGATTTCAAGAAGATGGAACAGAAAAAGACCATCCCTTCAATAAAAAAGAGAGAAAGGATGCCTCAATTCTTGTTGTAAATGATAACTTTGGATGCGGTTCCAGCAGAGAACACGCTCCTCAGGCACTTTTCAGATGGGGAATAAAAGCTGTTTTGGCAGAATCTTTAGCCGAGATTTTTGCTGGAAACTGTACCATGATCGGAATGGCTGCGGTCACACTCTCCCCGGGGGATATTAAAGAAATCCAAACAGCCGTAGAGAGTGACAGCCAAGTGGAAATCAAATTGAATCTTGAAAACATGACAGTTGAATGCGGTGAAAAAAGTTACAAAGCCATGATGCCTGAATCAGGTCGGCAAGCCTTGATAGAAGGCACTTGGGATAGCACCTCTCTTCTGAGAAGCCGGCTGGATTTAGCAAAAAAAACGGCATCTTCGCTCCCTTATATGAATCACTTTGAATCCTGA
- a CDS encoding class I SAM-dependent methyltransferase has protein sequence MNQETLDSVLKILKSRQQELRSYFSSSGTDCYRIFNRSFANLPLFIDRYGSYIHLTQLEGPEELDLSEEELKKIAGTLYCPMDRLIVKRRKSLAEHEQYTPLKDEQEKLIVHENDLSFQVNLRDYIDTGLFLDHRPTRQMVREECFDLSVLNLFSYTGSFSVYAASGGAKRITTVDLSAPYLEQAKENFRLNDFLPGAFEFVQADVFKFLKESAEKKEKWDLIILDPPTFSNSRKMERTLKIQDDYKELIEACCKVMKGGGRLLFSNNQSDFRFHKKDFPTGLQIDEITKETTAEDFKNKPAHKCWVITGFFQGKTGHEGSSRKAPRSSGNRRPERGRHSRS, from the coding sequence ATGAACCAGGAAACATTGGACAGCGTCCTCAAAATACTCAAATCTCGACAGCAGGAATTAAGAAGCTATTTCAGCAGCAGCGGTACCGATTGTTATAGAATTTTCAATAGGAGTTTTGCAAATCTACCCCTTTTCATCGATCGCTATGGAAGTTATATACACCTCACCCAGCTTGAAGGCCCCGAGGAATTGGACCTGAGTGAAGAAGAACTTAAGAAGATTGCCGGCACTCTATATTGTCCCATGGACCGGCTCATTGTGAAACGAAGAAAATCCTTAGCAGAACATGAACAGTATACCCCTTTGAAAGACGAACAGGAAAAGCTGATTGTGCATGAAAATGATCTGAGTTTTCAGGTGAATCTAAGGGATTATATTGACACAGGGCTCTTTTTGGATCACAGACCTACAAGACAAATGGTCCGGGAAGAGTGCTTTGATCTCTCTGTACTCAACCTTTTCAGCTATACTGGATCATTTTCGGTCTATGCCGCATCAGGAGGCGCAAAAAGAATCACAACAGTTGATCTTTCTGCACCATATTTAGAACAGGCAAAGGAAAATTTCAGATTGAATGACTTTTTACCGGGAGCCTTCGAATTTGTCCAGGCGGATGTTTTCAAATTCCTAAAAGAGAGCGCAGAAAAAAAGGAGAAATGGGATCTAATCATCCTTGACCCGCCTACCTTTTCAAACAGCCGAAAAATGGAGCGGACCCTAAAAATCCAGGATGACTATAAAGAGCTAATTGAGGCCTGCTGCAAAGTCATGAAAGGAGGAGGTCGTCTACTATTTTCCAATAATCAGTCAGACTTCCGTTTCCATAAAAAAGATTTCCCCACAGGCTTGCAGATTGATGAAATAACCAAAGAGACAACAGCTGAGGATTTTAAAAACAAACCGGCTCACAAATGCTGGGTCATCACCGGGTTTTTTCAGGGAAAGACAGGACACGAAGGATCCTCAAGAAAAGCGCCGAGATCCTCTGGAAACAGACGTCCCGAACGAGGTAGGCACTCCAGATCATAA
- a CDS encoding TIGR01621 family pseudouridine synthase, giving the protein MVEILRETEDFLVCYKEENLDFHNSDEGPGFFSLLKEQYPKETLYPVHRLDKPTSGLILVARNRAAASGLGTLLSSSEIEKYYLAISDKKPKKKQGWVVGDMQRSRRGQWILTRNKDNPSRTYFISVPLQTGYRLFFVRIYTGKTHQIRVALKSQGAPVWGDPLYHIPDPKADRMYLHSWKLQFTWRGIVYDLECLPRSGRLFPEDLGAFLEDPSCPVFP; this is encoded by the coding sequence ATGGTTGAAATTTTAAGAGAAACAGAAGATTTTCTGGTCTGTTATAAAGAAGAAAATCTCGATTTTCATAATTCAGATGAGGGCCCAGGGTTTTTCTCTCTTCTAAAAGAGCAGTATCCAAAGGAGACCCTTTATCCTGTGCATCGTTTGGATAAACCGACGTCCGGTCTCATTCTTGTGGCCAGGAACCGTGCTGCGGCAAGTGGTTTGGGGACTTTGTTGTCATCCTCGGAGATAGAGAAATACTACCTGGCCATTTCTGATAAGAAACCTAAAAAAAAGCAGGGATGGGTTGTGGGAGATATGCAGAGATCCAGGCGGGGGCAATGGATCTTGACCCGAAATAAGGATAATCCATCGAGAACGTACTTTATCAGTGTCCCCTTGCAAACGGGGTACCGATTATTTTTCGTCAGGATATACACAGGAAAAACCCATCAGATCAGAGTGGCCCTAAAGAGTCAGGGGGCTCCTGTTTGGGGAGATCCCCTTTATCACATCCCTGATCCGAAGGCAGACAGAATGTATCTTCATTCCTGGAAGCTTCAATTCACCTGGAGAGGAATTGTTTATGATCTGGAGTGCCTACCTCGTTCGGGACGTCTGTTTCCAGAGGATCTCGGCGCTTTTCTTGAGGATCCTTCGTGTCCTGTCTTTCCCTGA
- a CDS encoding thioesterase family protein — protein sequence MEKSFNELLGKSITLQKNVGTKETYDGLLSTAALTRLMLDTSWALIDKELHKGVTSVCTMIQVNHEEPTVAGETVTVEATVKKVDENKIFIALKAVDETGIIAHGLNERLIVDVENLQILAKQRSALLKPIT from the coding sequence ATGGAAAAGAGTTTTAATGAACTATTGGGGAAATCCATTACTCTGCAGAAAAATGTCGGGACTAAAGAGACCTATGACGGTTTGTTATCCACTGCAGCATTGACCAGGTTGATGCTGGATACCTCTTGGGCACTCATAGATAAAGAGCTTCACAAGGGAGTTACCAGTGTCTGCACAATGATTCAGGTAAACCATGAAGAACCAACTGTTGCCGGAGAGACAGTCACAGTAGAAGCCACTGTGAAAAAGGTAGATGAAAACAAGATTTTCATAGCCCTCAAAGCAGTTGATGAAACAGGAATCATTGCACACGGACTGAATGAACGGCTGATTGTTGATGTAGAAAACCTCCAGATTCTTGCGAAACAAAGGTCTGCCCTACTCAAACCCATAACTTAA